One genomic window of Salvia miltiorrhiza cultivar Shanhuang (shh) chromosome 4, IMPLAD_Smil_shh, whole genome shotgun sequence includes the following:
- the LOC131020533 gene encoding uncharacterized protein LOC131020533 isoform X12, whose amino-acid sequence MPIEAEDGYFQLENDFCNMGDEYLLGVEFAESITNLDYGSSEGLQASASDCQIQVSTDGSDTGCRSDLYRTGDLRKCQNSHSVGSSKFGDTPSRRECGTLDGENPTVSPRSCTLRKSGKSQNSSSSSFLDVLSDENDGRFSRAGEMFFSPKTKRNYDFELTGQNGATNANEGQETLVTASVQASSSNVLTQKRSRKPTQRYIDALVDPISTHSNRRREVSSSSSIKDKSRGNKDHRKCHVGPKAIKVPPEDPEESSVIAIQVPFGSLANKECSESQACDMVQRMECRNSMTKLKGKYVTLNNTLDKSVMTVDLKIRGDCGTGPKKTDSCVTEAASKKKDGHAAAKNQKKRNDFTISVIRKKRDDCFTTETPNKRDNSRAVVHQMKRDDALIAESTEEASGRRKHHRLWTISEVRKLIEGVSQYGVGRWSRIKKLFFSASAHRTSVDLKDKWRNLLKASGMQEQGSQQGEKKRNLAWRPLPKSILRRVCELATMHPYPKGERGANVGTARIGHDSPDRSTDITLSDYRRILRSINGN is encoded by the exons ATGCCCATTGAAGCTGAAGATGGATATTTCCAATTGGAGAATGATTTTTGTAACATGGGTGATGAGTACCTTCTAG GTGTTGAATTTGCAGAAAGTATTACAAATTTAGATTATGGTTCAAGTGAAGGCTTGCAGGCTTCAGCCTCAGACTGTCAAATTCAAGTGTCTACTGATGGTTCTGACACTGGCTGCAGATCGGATCTATACAGAACAGGTGATTTGCGGAAGTGCCAAAATAGCCATAGCGTTGGGAGCTCCAAATTCGGTGATACTCCTAGTCGCCGTGAGTGTGGAACATTGGATGGGGAGAATCCTACAGTTTCACCTAGATCGTGTACTTTACGAAAATCTGGCAAGTCTCAGAACAGTTCAAGCTCTTCCTTTCTAGATGTTTTGTCCGATGAGAATGATGGAAGATTCTCCCGGGCTGGTGAGATGTTTTTCAGTCCAAAGACTAAAAGAAATTATGATTTTGAGCTGACAGGCCAAAATGGTGCAACTAATGCAAATGAGGGGCAGGAGACATTAGTAACAGCGTCAGTTCAAGCAAGCAGCTCTAATGTCCTTACACAAAAGAGATCACGCAAGCCTACACAGAGGTACATTGATGCATTAGTTGACCCCATTTCAACTCATTCTAATAGAAGACGAGaggtttcttcttcttcttccatcAAGGACAAATCTCGTGGAAACAAAGATCATAGGAAGTGTCATGTGGGACCTAAAGCAATTAAAGTACCGCCTGAGGATCCTGAGGAGTCCTCTGTCATAGCAATTCAAGTGCCCTTTGGTTCTTTAGCTAACAAAGAATGCTCAGAGAGTCAAGCATGTGATATG GTGCAGCGTATGGAATGTAGAAATTCAATGACCAAGTTGAAAGGGAAGTATGTTACTTTAAACAATACATTGGACAAAAGTGTCATGACAGTTGACTTAAAGATAAGAGGTGATTGTGGAACGGGTCCAAAAAAAACAGACAGTTGTGTTACAGAAGCTGCATCTAAGAAAAAGGATGGCCATGCTGCAGCCAAAAATCAGAAGAAACGAAATGATTTCACCATTTCTGTAATTCGGAAAAAAAGGGATGACTGTTTTACAACAGAGACTCCAAATAAGAGGGATAACAGTCGCGCAGTAGTGCATCAAATGAAAAGAGACGATGCTTTAATAGCTGAGAGCACTGAGGAAGCTAGTGGTCGGAGGAAGCATCATAGGCTATGGACTATTTCTGAGGTCAGAAAATTAATTGAAGGTGTTTCTCAATATGGAGTTGGAAGATGGAGTCGAATAAAGAAGCTCTTCTTTTCTGCATCTGCTCATCGCACGTCTGTAGATCTCAAG GACAAATGGCGGAATCTTTTGAAAGCCAGCGGTATGCAGGAACAAGGGAGTCAGCAG GGAGAGAAGAAGCGCAATCTGGCGTGGCGGCCTCTGCCAAAGTCCATCCTGCGCCGCGTCTGTGAACTGGCGACTATGCACCCCTATCCGAAAGGTGAGAGGGGGGCGAATGTCGGTACTGCGCGTATAGGACATGATTCGCCGGACAGAAGTACAGATATAACGTTGAGTGACTACAGAAGAATCCTACGTAGTATTAATGGGAATTGA
- the LOC131020533 gene encoding uncharacterized protein LOC131020533 isoform X14: MPIEAEDGYFQLENDFCNMGDEYLLESITNLDYGSSEGLQASASDCQIQVSTDGSDTGCRSDLYRTGDLRKCQNSHSVGSSKFGDTPSRRECGTLDGENPTVSPRSCTLRKSGKSQNSSSSSFLDVLSDENDGRFSRAGEMFFSPKTKRNYDFELTGQNGATNANEGQETLVTASVQASSSNVLTQKRSRKPTQRYIDALVDPISTHSNRRREVSSSSSIKDKSRGNKDHRKCHVGPKAIKVPPEDPEESSVIAIQVPFGSLANKECSESQACDMVQRMECRNSMTKLKGKYVTLNNTLDKSVMTVDLKIRGDCGTGPKKTDSCVTEAASKKKDGHAAAKNQKKRNDFTISVIRKKRDDCFTTETPNKRDNSRAVVHQMKRDDALIAESTEEASGRRKHHRLWTISEVRKLIEGVSQYGVGRWSRIKKLFFSASAHRTSVDLKDKWRNLLKASGMQEQGSQQGEKKRNLAWRPLPKSILRRVCELATMHPYPKGERGANVGTARIGHDSPDRSTDITLSDYRRILRSINGN, from the exons ATGCCCATTGAAGCTGAAGATGGATATTTCCAATTGGAGAATGATTTTTGTAACATGGGTGATGAGTACCTTCTAG AAAGTATTACAAATTTAGATTATGGTTCAAGTGAAGGCTTGCAGGCTTCAGCCTCAGACTGTCAAATTCAAGTGTCTACTGATGGTTCTGACACTGGCTGCAGATCGGATCTATACAGAACAGGTGATTTGCGGAAGTGCCAAAATAGCCATAGCGTTGGGAGCTCCAAATTCGGTGATACTCCTAGTCGCCGTGAGTGTGGAACATTGGATGGGGAGAATCCTACAGTTTCACCTAGATCGTGTACTTTACGAAAATCTGGCAAGTCTCAGAACAGTTCAAGCTCTTCCTTTCTAGATGTTTTGTCCGATGAGAATGATGGAAGATTCTCCCGGGCTGGTGAGATGTTTTTCAGTCCAAAGACTAAAAGAAATTATGATTTTGAGCTGACAGGCCAAAATGGTGCAACTAATGCAAATGAGGGGCAGGAGACATTAGTAACAGCGTCAGTTCAAGCAAGCAGCTCTAATGTCCTTACACAAAAGAGATCACGCAAGCCTACACAGAGGTACATTGATGCATTAGTTGACCCCATTTCAACTCATTCTAATAGAAGACGAGaggtttcttcttcttcttccatcAAGGACAAATCTCGTGGAAACAAAGATCATAGGAAGTGTCATGTGGGACCTAAAGCAATTAAAGTACCGCCTGAGGATCCTGAGGAGTCCTCTGTCATAGCAATTCAAGTGCCCTTTGGTTCTTTAGCTAACAAAGAATGCTCAGAGAGTCAAGCATGTGATATG GTGCAGCGTATGGAATGTAGAAATTCAATGACCAAGTTGAAAGGGAAGTATGTTACTTTAAACAATACATTGGACAAAAGTGTCATGACAGTTGACTTAAAGATAAGAGGTGATTGTGGAACGGGTCCAAAAAAAACAGACAGTTGTGTTACAGAAGCTGCATCTAAGAAAAAGGATGGCCATGCTGCAGCCAAAAATCAGAAGAAACGAAATGATTTCACCATTTCTGTAATTCGGAAAAAAAGGGATGACTGTTTTACAACAGAGACTCCAAATAAGAGGGATAACAGTCGCGCAGTAGTGCATCAAATGAAAAGAGACGATGCTTTAATAGCTGAGAGCACTGAGGAAGCTAGTGGTCGGAGGAAGCATCATAGGCTATGGACTATTTCTGAGGTCAGAAAATTAATTGAAGGTGTTTCTCAATATGGAGTTGGAAGATGGAGTCGAATAAAGAAGCTCTTCTTTTCTGCATCTGCTCATCGCACGTCTGTAGATCTCAAG GACAAATGGCGGAATCTTTTGAAAGCCAGCGGTATGCAGGAACAAGGGAGTCAGCAG GGAGAGAAGAAGCGCAATCTGGCGTGGCGGCCTCTGCCAAAGTCCATCCTGCGCCGCGTCTGTGAACTGGCGACTATGCACCCCTATCCGAAAGGTGAGAGGGGGGCGAATGTCGGTACTGCGCGTATAGGACATGATTCGCCGGACAGAAGTACAGATATAACGTTGAGTGACTACAGAAGAATCCTACGTAGTATTAATGGGAATTGA